A window of the Plasmodium vivax chromosome 12, whole genome shotgun sequence genome harbors these coding sequences:
- a CDS encoding hypothetical protein, conserved (encoded by transcript PVX_116650A), which translates to MASQFDEEIKRFFPFPPYKIQLDFMKTLYNVLTKSNLPFGEEVRPVYEIIQRNESLQKMVVEEAGGGLEFFNGQVCAGSSEVGEEDGDPPQDHIICEMKTGSGKSLSLLTPLVYWLLKHKFDFFLLREDTHLRKEEPEWVKESVTENLLRKFARAQRVQQKRKEADLAVLNRYLSITDDKITLKENLRVERKKAPVEARKPGEERFDPEGEEETLSDCSVEGPSKKQIFICSRTQSQLNQYFSELKKIEERVGRELPINMVILGSRKHLCVNEPFLKKHRSVHELNDCCRNSDCRYKQTFKENMLRRRQRRERRRNKICYDSSSSSGSSGGGSGGSGGGAVDNYSLVSKLISCKNLTISQVKDICVSDQIEVCPYYLSRENIKSADIVLLPYVCILNEHVRKGLKISIKNNIVIFDEAQNIIDSINDSNSVAIHYGDILFCKLILEQYSKRFQEVLTNSNLVSIKQVAIYCDLLLSSFRDVKESLVKVTKYILTSKLDALNLNEISNLLSNSIFCRRIKIFAESYLRKHLPQHGRGAPATVNTSAIYLLGDYTSKMMRANRYDYVFLHRGGGAEEGEPPTGGASRAAPNKRGGFPAEGAPHMGRAKRVRKEAPGKLHQEVAAAEGDPHRRATSRTSQDSHAADPMNPLMEDLLTRRTPQMWHRIEIVSVSSCSNFGKVTNDCSNVILIGGTLQPIEEFLLLFMHRKERNNSAKLFLSDYIFKQSNVFCRVVSRNLVTYEPVDNTFKRRSEKTHLLNLAIQIHLLTLHVRFGNIVFFSSHKFLREFFTFLQNEGQYVLTEMRKRKNIFFEEKDGERDVLRDYMQGIQRVRDQGGEKKKKKEKEKKEKKEKKEKENDDAPLKNGCILFCVMNAKLSEGINFYDDFCRNVLLVGIPFFKHERGGGSASAGDLPLDRNSLRLDYYRAFSADVAPSSPRLERLVGDMCRTYELKFAMKIVNQCIGRSLRHVDDYSSFFFLDHRFANKDFSDLFPSFIGAHLAATKGGDSSQQDQRGGGTFLQEKAKLTEVFEDFRRHYSRAFPDIPFAQHDEGHWGSFARDVFLLREFHEGRRAAGLKRKAHTSWALKGGEVSRLGSSAAQLLHKVSHRSKGNKKNGGRCQDEKKKKKKKKKKKKQKKAKKTKKNKAKKTKHNKATQTKAKQRNARNANQSSRLTCTDFNPSSAPLATRT; encoded by the exons G gCTGCTCAAACACAAATTTgacttcttcctcctgcgGGAAGACACCCACCTGCGAAAGGAAG AACCCGAGTGGGTGAAAGAATCCGTCACGGAGAACCTCCTGCGCAAGTTCGCGCGGGCCCAGAGGGTGCagcagaagaggaaggaggcAGACTTGGCGGTCCTGAACCGGTACCTCTCCATCACAGACGATAAAATAACGCTGAAGGAAAATTTGAgagtggaaagaaaaaaggcccCAGTGGAGGCGCGCAAGCCGGGGGAAGAGCGCTTCGACCCGGAGGGGG AGGAGGAGACCCTGAGCGACTGCTCTGTGGAGGGCCCGTCCAAGAAGCAG atcTTCATTTGCAGCCGGACGCAGTCGCAGCTGAACCAGTACTTCTCGGAGCTGAAGAAGATCGAGGAGAGGGTGGGAAGGGAGCTACCCATCAACATGGTCATCCTGGGGAGTAGGAAGCACCTCTGTGTGAACGAG CCCTTCCTGAAGAAGCACAGGAGTGTGCACGAGCTGAACGACTGCTGCCGAAACAGCGACTGCAGGTATAAGCAAACGTTCAAGGAGAACATGCTGCGGAGGAGGCAGCGGAGGgagagaagaagaaacaaaatctGCTACGACTCGTCCTCATCGAGTGGGAGCagcggtggaggaagcggcggaagcggcgggggggCCGTGGACAACTACAGCCTGGTGTCCAAACTGATCAGCTGCAAAAATCTAACCATCAGCCAGGTGAAAGACATATGCGTGAGCGACCAGATAGAGGTGTGCCCCTACTACCTAAGTAGGGAGAACATCAAAAGCGCAGACATAGTCCTCCTGCCCTACGTGTGCATCCTAAACGAACATGTGAGGAAGGGCCTAAAAATaagcattaaaaataatatagtgATTTTTGATGAGGCCCAGAACATCATAGACAGCATAAATGATTCCAATTCGGTAGCCATACATTATGGGGACATTCTCTTttgcaaattaattttggAGCAATACTCCAAGAGATTTCAAGAGGTGCTAACCAATAGCAACTTGGTCTCGATTAAGCAGGTTGCCATCTACTGCGATTTGCTTCTGAGCTCGTTCAGAGACGTTAAAGAGAGCCTCGTGAAAGTCACCAAGTACATTTTGACATCTAAGTTAGATGCACTGAACCTGAATGAGATTTCCAACCTTCTTAGCAACTCTATCTTTTGCAGacgaattaaaatttttgcagAATCGTATCTGAGGAAGCACCTCCCCCAGCATGGTAGAGGCGCTCCGGCAACTGTCAACACGTCTGCCATTTATCTGCTCGGCGACTACACCAGCAAAATGATGCGGGCCAATCGGTACGACTATGTGTTTCTGCACAGAGGGGGCGGCGCGGAAGAGGGGGAACCGCCAACTGGAGGAGCGTCACGGGCGGCACCCAATAAACGGGGTGGCTTCCCCGCCGAGGGGGCGCCACACATGGGGAGGGCCAAGCGGGTGAGGAAGGAGGCCCCAGGGAAGCTGCACCAAGAGGTGGCTGCTGCAGAGGGTGACCCTCACAGGAGAGCTACCTCGAGGACGAGCCAGGATTCCCACGCCGCCGACCCGATGAACCCCCTCATGGAAGATCTATTGACGCGGAGAACGCCCCAAATGTGGCACCGCATAGAAATCGTCAGCGTGAGCTCCTGCAGCAACTTCGGGAAAGTCACCAACGACTGCAGCAACGTCATTCTAATTGGAGGGACTCTCCAGCCGATAGAAGAATTCCTCCTACTGTTTATGCACCGAAAGGAGAGGAACAATTCTGCGAAGCTGTTTCTGTCTGATTACATTTTCAAGCAGAGTAACGTGTTCTGCAGAGTCGTCAGCAGGAACCTAGTGACCTACGAACCCGTGGACAACACTTTCAAAAGGAGATCCGAAAAGACACACCTCCTTAACTTGGCCATCCAGATTCACCTCCTCACTCTGCACGTCCGCTTCGGcaacattgtttttttttcttcccacaAATTCTTGCGAGAGTTCTTCACCTTCCTACAGAATGAAGGCCAGTACGTCTTAACCGaaatgaggaaaagaaaaaacatctTTTTCGAGGAGAAGGATGGAGAGAGGGACGTCCTGAGGGACTACATGCAGGGCATCCAGCGGGTGAGAgatcaggggggggagaagaagaagaagaaggagaaggagaagaaggagaagaaggagaagaaggagaaggagaatgATGATGCTCCCTTAAAAAACGGCTGCATCCTTTTCTGCGTGATGAATGCAAAGCTCAGCGAGGGGATTAACTTTTATGATGACTTTTGTAGGAACGTTTTGCTGGTCGGCATCCCCTTCTTCAAACACGAGAGGGGTGGTGGCTCTGCCTCCGCTGGGGACCTCCCCCTTGATAGGAACTCCCTTCGTTTGGATTACTACCGGGCCTTCTCCGCGGACGTGGCGCCGTCCTCGCCGCGGCTGG AGCGCCTAGTGGGAGACATGTGCAGGACGTACGAGCTCAAGTTCGCCATGAAGATAGTCAACCAGTGCATCGGAAGGAGCCTCCGCCACGTGGACGACtactcctccttcttcttcctggaCCATCGGTTCGCCAACAAGGATTTCTCGGacctcttcccctccttcatCGGAGCCCACTTGGCTgccaccaaagggggggactCCTCCCAGCAGGACCAACGGGGAGGAGGTACCTTCCTGCAGGAGAAAGCAAAACTGACGGAGGTCTTCGAAGATTTCAGGCGCCACTACAGCAGGGCCTTCCCCGATATCCCCTTCGCGCAGCACGACGAGGGCCACTGGGGCAGCTTCGCGCGGGACGTCTTCCTCCTGCGCGAGTTCCACGAGGGGAGGAGAGCCGCCGG attaaaaaggaaggcacACACCAGCTGGGCAttgaaagggggggaagtgagCCGGCTAGGCAGCTCAGCCGCTCAACTGCTACACAAGGTAAGCCACAGGTcgaaggggaacaaaaaaaacgggggcAGATGCCAagacgagaaaaaaaaaaaaaaaaaaaaaaaaaagaaaaaaaagcaaaagaaagcaaagaaaacaaagaaaaataaagcaaagaAAACAAAGCACAACAAAGCTACGCAAACCAAAGCGAAGCAACGCAACGCACGCAACGCAAACCAAAGCAGTCGTCTAACCTGCACCGATTTTAACCCATCTAGTGCGCCACTAGCAACAAGAACGTAG